The following coding sequences are from one Neovison vison isolate M4711 chromosome X, ASM_NN_V1, whole genome shotgun sequence window:
- the LOC122897218 gene encoding PWWP domain-containing DNA repair factor 3B-like has translation MDAEYVLCNWKGHVWPAKVLSRARTSPRHKRKGALFLEVEILSVDEKIKVKTTDTKILNESQIEYVASLLIAEPKASVPPGQEVPYRNALAVALEILNERANLGPARASDDPETTKGTTKASQRGPQKRSRKKFRKPKGSLLRRLRRSKKLRSLLVCSQTEDAPGGGQPQAHRTVTPSPRKMRAEPSQSSSVYPNFPSRAEEDYEKEGKEKRHTLRVRALHRPVKEEGTGAKDGGTLPSPPPGFNLTVPKALKEEAHDTYPKTLAVSSECSALSGNVEDHGEGPRKPGLEGAAAPSSAPPPSLRYSLRLANKKRKLQVLEFEKGLQGLQPSVNSKAVNPTTAIRKDVGKEMGQPVSMAFPQEPCPIEGGMMVWFKFQNHPFWPAVVKSVSQTEQTARVLLIEANMPCEMSGIQVPLRRLKHLDCKEKEKLMKRAGKVYEQSVNWCFSLISHYREGLGRGSFAGSFLDYYAADISYPIRKAIKDGDMEIDFPKVNYADLEDSEEEASLGGRRPHKKILPDRMRAARDRANQKLVDFIVKRKGADHHLLDIVKGRKQSRWLASFLNSSRYVICIETYLEDEDQLDVVVRHLQEIYKQIDKKMLTLARDDKVSFVLEVLLPEAIICSIAALDGLGYEEAEQKYLKGPPVHYREKELFDKNIVKGMRKRAATRGKAK, from the coding sequence ATGGATGCAGAGTATGTCCTATGCAATTGGAAAGGCCACGTTTGGCCAGCAAAGGTTTTGTCCAGAGCTAGGACCTCACCAAGACATAAGAGGAAAGGGGCACTTTTTCTCGAAGTCGAAATACTCTCAGTAGAcgaaaaaattaaagtgaaaaccACAGACACAAAGATCCTAAATGAGTCTCAAATTGAATACGTTGCCTCCTTGCTGATAGCCGAGCCGAAGGCCAGTGTCCCACCAGGACAGGAAGTGCCCTACAGAAACGCTCTTGCAGTGGCCCTAGAGATTCTGAATGAGAGAGCGAATTTGGGTCCAGCAAGAGCATCAGATGATCCAGAGACCACAAAGGGGACCACAAAAGCGTCCCAAAGGGGACCACAAAAGCGATCTCGTAAAAAGTTCCGGAAGCCTAAAGGGAGCTTACTGAGGCGTCTTAGGAGAAGCAAAAAACTCAGATCGCTGCTGGTATGCTCACAGACTGAGGACGCCCCAGGCGGTGGCCAACCACAGGCACACAGAACCGTCACGCCTAGTCCCAGGAAAATGCGAGCGGAGCCCTCACAAAGCTCCAGCGTGTACCCAAACTTCCCATCACGTGCAGAAGAAGATTATGAGAAAGAGGGCAAGGAAAAGAGGCACACCTTGAGAGTCAGGGCCTTGCATCGCCCCGTCAAGGAGGAGGGTACAGGTGCTAAAGATGGAGGCACCCTTCCATCTCCGCCACCAGGTTTCAACCTCACTGTACCCAAGGCTCTGAAAGAAGAGGCCCATGACACCTACCCAAAGACCCTGGCCGTCTCCTCCGAATGCTCCGCCCTCTCCGGGAATGTTGAGGACCATGGAGAGGGTCCCCGGAAGCCAGGCTTGGAAGGTGCGGCGGCACCCTCCAGTGCCCCTCCTCCGAGTCTGCGTTATTCACTCCGTCtggcaaataaaaaaaggaagctgCAGGTACTAGAGTTTGAGAAAGGGCTGCAAGGACTTCAGCCTTCAGTCAACTCAAAGGCCGTTAACCCCACCACTGCTATTAGAAAGGATGTCGGCAAGGAAATGGGGCAACCGGTAAGCATGGCTTTTCCACAAGAGCCTTGTCCCATTGAAGGAGGAATGATGGTCTGgtttaaatttcaaaatcacCCATTTTGGCCAGCAGTGGTAAAGAGTGTCAGCCAAACAGAGCAGACCGCAAGGGTGCTTTTGATTGAGGCAAACATGCCCTGTGAAATGAGTGGCATTCAAGTTCCTCTTCGAAGATTAAAACATCTGGACTGTAAGGAGAAGGAAAAACTCATGAAGAGAGCCGGGAAAGTGTACGAGCAAAGTGTGAACTGGTGTTTCTCCCTGATTTCCCACTACAGAGAAGGGCTCGGTCGTGGGTCTTTTGCAGGCTCTTTCCTGGACTATTATGCCGCTGATATCAGTTACCCAATTAGGAAAGCCATCAAGGATGGGGACATGGAGATCGATTTCCCAAAGGTGAATTATGCCGACCTGGAAGATTCTGAGGAGGAGGCCTCCCTGGGTGGGAGGAGGCCCCACAAGAAAATTCTCCCGGACCGGATGAGGGCTGCTCGGGACCGAGCCAACCAGAAGCTCGTGGACTTCATTGTGAAAAGAAAGGGAGCCGATCACCACCTCCTGGACATCGTCAAAGGCAGGAAACAGTCCAGGTGGCTGGCATCATTTCTGAATTCAAGCCGGTACGTGATCTGCATTGAAACATACCTGGAGGATGAAGACCAGTTGGATGTCGTGGTAAGACATTTACAAGAAATCTACAAACAGATAGACAAGAAAATGCTGACTCTGGCAAGAGATGACAAGGTGAGTTTTGTTCTGGAAGTTCTTCTGCCAGAAGCAATCATTTGTTCAATTGCCGCACTTGATGGGCTAGGTTACGAGGAGGCAGAACAAAAGTACCTAAAGGGGCCACCGGTGCATTACCGGGAAAAAGAGCTATTTGATAAAAATATTGTAAagggaatgagaaagagagcgGCAACCAGGGGCAAAGCCAAATAA